gatcttctccatcaccttgcatggtatacaagttaaggacactggcctgtagttcagtgcctcttgtctgtcaccatttttgtatattggtactacattaaccgtcttctatatttctggtaagtctcccgtctccagtgatctactatacaccattgagagtggcaagcaaagtgctcctgcacactctttcaatacccatggtgagattctgtccggaCCATAAGCCTTTCtctcgtccagatccaacagatgcctcttaacctcatctcttATAATGTCGAAtctttccaaggccgcctggtttactgccacctttcCTAGCGCAGGGacttcaccttgttctattgtgaagacctcctggaatctcttgttgagttcttcacacacctctttgtctttctctatgtacctgtcctcacccggtctaagtttcttcacctgttccttcactgttgttttcctcctgatatggctgtgcagcagttttggttcggtcttggctttatttgctatatcatttttatactgtctctcagcttctcttctcacacatactcattcctggctctctggtttctctctctgctttctggtgctctcttaattcggaagttcctccacgcccttttgtttatTTACTTTGCTTCCATATATGACGTATTAAACAaaggattcttcttttgtttctcatttttttccttttgggtcgagacaaacctgtttactgccttctgacacttttgggtaacatagtccatcatgtcttgtacggtctTAGTACAACACTGAGCTTACAACACTTACACGCGCAtacatgtctgtgtgtgtatgtgtgtgtgtgtgtatgtgtgtgtatgtgtgtgtttatttgcctggacatatgtgtgtatataaacTGAATGAGCACAGTCAGACGAGAGGTTCGGAGGTAAATTATTAACTCTGGGTTACAAGCTGGAGCTGTCGAGTGCTGCTGTCTATAGTCTTGGCCGCCGCTTGCTCTACATAATGGCAGACAGGTCTCTGGCAGCTACAGAGGCTCTCTGTGGCTGCCAGAACCAACCACAGAGAGCAGGAGACCGCCAGAGACAGCCACAGAGAGCAGGAGACCGCCAGAGACAGCCACAGAGAGCAGCAAGACCGCCAGAGACAGCCACAGAGAGCAGGAGACCGCCAGAGACAGCCACAGAGAGCAGGAGACCGCCAAGAGACAGCCACAGAGAGCAGGAGACCGCCAGAGACAGCCACAGAGAGCAGGAGACCGCCAGAGACAGCCACAGAGAGCAGGAGACCGCCAGAGACAGCCACAGAGAGCAGGAGACCGCCAAAGACAGCCACAGAGAGCAGGAGACCGCCAGAGACAGCCACAGAGAGCAGGAGACCGCCAGAGACAGCCACAGAGAGCAGGAGACCGCCAGAGACAGCCACAGAGAGCAGGAGACCGCCAGAGACAGCCACAGAGAGCAGGAGACCGCCAGAGACAGCCACAGAGAGCAGGAGACCGCCAGAGACAGCCACAGAGAGCAGGAGACCGCCAGAGACAGCCACAGAGAGCAGGAGACCGCCAGAGACAGCCACAGAGAGCAGGAGACCGCCAAAGACAGCCACAGAGAGCAGGAGACCGCCAAAGACAGCCACAGAGAGCAGGAGACCGCCAGAGACAGCCACAGAGAGCAGGAGACCGCCAGAGACAGCCACAGGGAGCAGGAGACTGCCAGAGACAGCCACAGAGAGCAGGAGACCGCCAGAGACAGCCACAGAGAGCAGGAGACTGCCAGAGACAGCCACAGAGAGCAGGAGACCGCCAGAGACAGCCACAGATAGCAGGAGACCGCCAAAGACAGCCACAGAGAGCAGGAGACTGCCAGAGACAGCCACAGAGAGCAG
The sequence above is drawn from the Procambarus clarkii isolate CNS0578487 chromosome 49, FALCON_Pclarkii_2.0, whole genome shotgun sequence genome and encodes:
- the LOC123763377 gene encoding RNA-binding protein 25-like yields the protein MADRSLAATEALCGCQNQPQRAGDRQRQPQRAGDRQRQPQRAARPPETATESRRPPETATESRRPPRDSHREQETARDSHREQETARDSHREQETARDSHREQETAKDSHREQETARDSHREQETARDSHREQETARDSHREQETARDSHREQETARDSHREQETARDSHREQETARDSHREQETARDSHREQETAKDSHREQETAKDSHREQETARDSHREQETARDSHREQETARDSHREQETARDSHREQETARDSHREQETARDSHR